One Candidatus Nitrososphaera evergladensis SR1 genomic window carries:
- a CDS encoding winged helix-turn-helix transcriptional regulator, with protein MIYFKQNRFNQFLNSIEDINTKALTNRLKEMEHEGLIERRIFNEHPVKIEYYPTKQGLALKPLLDLMASYSLTCFSKEVKDGKKRSLSQIIKNGK; from the coding sequence ATGATTTATTTTAAACAAAACAGGTTCAATCAATTCCTCAATTCTATTGAGGACATCAACACCAAGGCACTCACTAACAGACTGAAGGAAATGGAGCACGAGGGATTGATTGAGCGCAGGATCTTCAACGAACATCCCGTGAAGATAGAATACTACCCTACAAAACAAGGTCTTGCACTCAAACCTCTTCTTGACTTGATGGCGTCATACTCTCTGACATGCTTTAGCAAGGAAGTAAAGGACGGCAAAAAGAGGAGCCTTTCCCAAATAATAAAGAATGGAAAATAA
- a CDS encoding Rieske 2Fe-2S domain-containing protein — MTRYNTTFRKADLQERKPVRVDIDGKAIVLALVSGKIYAMDAVCSHEGGPLEEGSIEEYSLICPWHQGIFDIRTAKASPETDWVTDLRSYRVEVEEKSGLIAIDTDSGASHSDSGSSPRIARQENAVAVDDVPARPLKFELKLLEKVSQKGTDIMSFRFSRSDSENYLNYKAGQYSIVDLGTREDPEGPTRSFTIASSPTEKEGILISTRIRDTPFKQKLSKLDIGASVKITAPAGKFTLPEDNSSPVVLLTGGGGVTPFRSMIKYATDKQLALKITMFDSNRNRANVLYKDEFDRWANLNKNLKIIYTITGEQEQPETPQSLTTPEWIDEKGMINKAMLARHLSIDELKDSIFYTCGPPAMLNAMRKLLSEEIGVSGDRIRTEAFTGY, encoded by the coding sequence ATGACAAGGTACAATACGACGTTTAGAAAAGCGGATTTACAAGAGCGCAAACCAGTCAGAGTCGATATTGATGGTAAAGCAATTGTTCTAGCCTTGGTATCGGGTAAGATTTATGCGATGGACGCAGTTTGCTCCCATGAAGGCGGTCCCTTAGAGGAAGGATCCATCGAAGAATATTCTCTTATCTGCCCATGGCATCAGGGCATTTTTGACATACGAACAGCTAAAGCATCGCCTGAAACTGATTGGGTTACTGACCTGCGCTCTTATAGAGTTGAAGTCGAAGAGAAAAGCGGACTGATTGCGATAGATACAGATTCTGGCGCATCTCATTCCGATAGCGGGAGTAGCCCACGTATCGCGCGACAAGAAAACGCAGTTGCAGTGGACGATGTGCCGGCACGACCGCTGAAATTTGAATTAAAGTTGCTAGAGAAGGTCTCGCAAAAAGGGACGGATATCATGTCATTTCGATTCTCTCGTAGCGACAGCGAAAACTACCTAAATTACAAGGCAGGACAGTATTCTATAGTCGATCTTGGTACAAGGGAAGATCCCGAGGGTCCGACACGGTCTTTTACGATAGCCTCTTCTCCAACAGAAAAGGAAGGCATACTTATTAGTACAAGAATAAGAGATACTCCCTTCAAGCAAAAGCTATCAAAGCTCGATATTGGGGCTTCTGTCAAAATTACAGCTCCAGCAGGCAAATTTACTCTTCCTGAGGATAACTCATCGCCAGTAGTGCTTCTGACAGGGGGCGGCGGAGTGACCCCCTTTAGAAGTATGATAAAGTATGCTACGGATAAGCAATTAGCACTAAAGATAACGATGTTTGATTCTAATCGGAACCGTGCAAATGTCCTGTACAAAGATGAATTTGATAGATGGGCAAATCTCAACAAGAATTTGAAGATTATCTATACAATCACCGGAGAGCAAGAACAACCAGAGACTCCTCAGTCATTGACGACACCTGAATGGATCGACGAAAAAGGGATGATAAACAAAGCTATGTTGGCAAGACATCTGAGCATTGACGAACTGAAGGATTCGATATTTTACACATGTGGCCCTCCTGCAATGTTGAATGCCATGCGAAAGCTATTGTCAGAGGAAATCGGAGTATCCGGCGACAGGATCAGGACAGAGGCATTTACTGGCTATTAG
- a CDS encoding cyclic nucleotide-binding/CBS domain-containing protein — translation MTIDAIPVSSIMTKNVKTANENQSIKTAAEIMDRNNIGAVIIVEEDGGGIPSGIITERDIVKLVSSSQISFNVHLSTVMKKPMITADSMMSLKDALHTMQDKNIRRLPVMHNGKMVGILTDKDIFRAILKSPALLSNFIDASLPADYRPVYQRFSEFMLADLQHPQSSNR, via the coding sequence ATGACGATAGATGCTATCCCTGTCTCTAGTATCATGACAAAGAATGTAAAAACTGCTAACGAAAATCAGTCGATAAAGACCGCTGCAGAAATAATGGATAGAAATAACATTGGCGCAGTCATTATCGTCGAAGAAGATGGCGGCGGTATTCCCTCGGGCATCATAACAGAACGAGATATTGTCAAGCTCGTCAGTTCTTCTCAAATCTCCTTTAATGTGCATTTATCTACTGTAATGAAGAAGCCGATGATTACCGCGGATTCGATGATGTCTCTGAAGGACGCACTTCATACCATGCAGGACAAAAACATACGGAGACTACCGGTGATGCACAATGGAAAAATGGTAGGCATACTAACGGACAAGGATATCTTTAGGGCGATACTCAAGAGTCCCGCTTTGCTCTCAAACTTCATAGATGCAAGCCTGCCAGCCGATTACCGACCTGTCTATCAGAGATTTTCAGAATTTATGCTTGCAGACCTACAGCATCCGCAGTCAAGCAATAGGTAA
- a CDS encoding cation:proton antiporter produces the protein MAEIAAAQVIQDFAIIMVVASVMALVSYKLKQPMVIGYIAAGMIIGPHTPPFSLILHPEILNLLAEIGIVLLLFVVGLEYPIAKLRAVGKKALVIAFAEAFGTFGIGIAVGQAMGMTLFDSMFIALAISVTSTVVLSQVMREFGIAKTDTASLILGVTVIEDIIIVSTLAVLQSVASTGNLTIVEIGTSVGLVLAFIGGALFIGSKTVPKFVDMVGKTNHFDVLLVAILGVAFGLAFIANELGISVAAGAFFAGVLVAESKGHATAHVLTTPLKDMFAALFFVSIGALMDISQLPLFIVPALIFIAVSFASKFATVYLSAKSQGLDKKTALQAAFGSSASGGELALVTAKGGADVGATSGFVLPMVGAMTIITSFLSPYVVKFGFKIGERIAPSSEVKKDDKEGKEI, from the coding sequence ATGGCAGAAATCGCAGCCGCCCAAGTAATTCAGGATTTTGCGATCATAATGGTCGTCGCCTCTGTCATGGCACTAGTCTCGTACAAGTTGAAGCAGCCCATGGTAATCGGGTATATCGCTGCGGGGATGATAATTGGACCCCACACTCCTCCGTTCAGTCTAATACTGCATCCCGAGATTCTAAACTTGCTTGCCGAAATTGGCATAGTGCTTTTGCTGTTTGTAGTGGGCCTAGAATACCCAATTGCCAAGCTACGTGCCGTAGGCAAAAAGGCACTTGTCATTGCTTTTGCAGAAGCGTTTGGCACTTTTGGTATCGGAATTGCGGTTGGGCAGGCTATGGGAATGACGCTATTTGACAGCATGTTCATCGCTTTGGCAATCTCAGTGACAAGCACTGTGGTGCTTTCCCAAGTAATGAGGGAATTTGGAATCGCCAAGACTGATACTGCCTCACTCATCTTGGGAGTAACTGTAATCGAAGACATAATCATCGTCTCAACACTTGCAGTACTGCAGTCGGTTGCGTCGACTGGTAACCTTACCATAGTTGAGATTGGTACATCAGTAGGTCTTGTACTGGCTTTCATTGGCGGTGCCTTGTTCATCGGTTCAAAGACCGTGCCCAAGTTTGTCGACATGGTTGGCAAGACTAATCACTTCGATGTGCTGCTTGTGGCAATATTGGGCGTAGCGTTTGGTCTAGCATTTATCGCAAACGAGCTTGGCATCTCTGTTGCAGCAGGCGCATTCTTTGCAGGCGTGTTGGTGGCCGAGTCCAAAGGTCATGCTACTGCCCATGTCTTAACAACGCCACTCAAAGACATGTTTGCAGCTCTCTTTTTCGTATCGATTGGAGCGCTAATGGATATCTCCCAGCTTCCGTTGTTCATTGTGCCTGCGCTGATATTCATCGCCGTTTCCTTTGCATCCAAGTTTGCAACCGTATACTTGTCTGCAAAATCCCAAGGACTGGACAAAAAGACAGCATTACAAGCGGCCTTTGGCTCATCTGCGTCAGGAGGAGAGCTGGCGCTCGTTACTGCAAAGGGAGGCGCGGACGTTGGCGCTACCAGCGGTTTTGTTCTTCCTATGGTGGGTGCAATGACGATAATTACCTCGTTTCTGTCGCCATACGTTGTCAAGTTTGGATTCAAGATAGGCGAGAGAATCGCTCCATCGTCTGAAGTAAAAAAGGATGACAAAGAAGGAAAAGAGATATGA
- a CDS encoding universal stress protein, translating to MTKTIFVPHEDNEASAKAIKYAIEIAKGLNMEIKLVRVVPEVLDFSTMSHWNDVERKRVKKALDRYKKNVREQEAEKLQKHVSKINSKGIKASATVVEGVNAAEKIADLVRQERPYLVVIASKRLKLRGSLAKLRMLGSVARRISEESTSPVLIVK from the coding sequence ATGACAAAAACAATCTTTGTTCCACATGAGGATAACGAGGCGTCAGCCAAGGCCATAAAGTATGCAATAGAAATTGCCAAGGGCTTGAATATGGAAATAAAATTGGTCAGAGTCGTGCCCGAAGTGCTCGATTTTTCAACCATGTCTCACTGGAATGACGTGGAGAGAAAAAGGGTAAAGAAGGCATTAGATCGGTATAAGAAAAATGTTCGGGAGCAAGAAGCCGAAAAGCTTCAAAAGCATGTGTCCAAGATTAACTCCAAAGGCATCAAAGCCTCCGCAACGGTAGTCGAGGGCGTCAATGCCGCCGAAAAGATTGCCGATCTCGTAAGACAGGAAAGGCCATACCTAGTTGTTATCGCCAGTAAGAGGCTAAAACTAAGAGGCAGTCTTGCCAAGCTGCGGATGCTTGGAAGCGTTGCCAGAAGAATATCAGAGGAATCGACAAGTCCTGTTTTGATAGTAAAATGA
- a CDS encoding universal stress protein, with the protein MSKILVPVDGSDYSKRALEQALSIAKGNASTGAVVVTAIHVIVPMPTVNVGSQKVLDDAKAKLRSEASKLLDECKATAKERAALDIETVILVGTSPGESIVGFCEKGNFNLIVMGAKGHSKLKDIVLGSTSDKVVHHAKCSVLVVR; encoded by the coding sequence ATGTCGAAGATCCTAGTGCCGGTTGACGGCTCTGATTATTCAAAAAGAGCCTTGGAACAAGCGCTGTCGATTGCCAAAGGTAATGCCAGTACGGGCGCAGTAGTAGTAACTGCCATTCATGTTATTGTGCCAATGCCGACGGTAAACGTAGGATCTCAAAAGGTGCTAGACGATGCAAAGGCAAAACTCAGAAGCGAGGCTTCGAAACTGCTTGACGAGTGTAAAGCCACTGCCAAAGAGAGGGCAGCATTGGACATAGAGACTGTCATTCTTGTAGGTACTAGTCCTGGCGAAAGCATTGTTGGGTTTTGCGAAAAAGGTAACTTTAACCTGATAGTAATGGGAGCCAAAGGACACAGCAAGCTAAAGGACATTGTGCTTGGCAGCACATCGGATAAGGTTGTACATCATGCCAAGTGCTCGGTACTTGTTGTAAGATAG
- a CDS encoding alpha/beta fold hydrolase: MYYEDHGHLDSYPLILIHPIGGNVLIWEYEISLLLKNGFRIIAYEIRGHHRTNMGKSNAYAMQDLADDLGALLTHLDIRRCTIIGHSIGGIIGSIYAAQNPEKVDGLVLINSSPKKFQDFDLEKHFKTRAIAITRGIEALAEHKLKSFDEFKDLAKEKRYSDFFKNVFTKTSVGGFVAATVALYSIPEDAARKLRMSGCRVLAIVGSDDSAFIRLSKETKEMMPEMELKVIEGSDHWVIIEKPKEMYDILMGFLGKIIGVSKS; encoded by the coding sequence TTGTACTACGAAGATCATGGTCACCTCGATTCGTATCCTCTCATTCTAATTCATCCTATCGGAGGCAACGTCCTAATCTGGGAGTACGAAATATCGCTCCTTCTAAAGAACGGATTTAGGATAATTGCGTATGAGATCAGGGGACATCATAGGACGAACATGGGCAAGAGCAATGCATATGCCATGCAAGACCTCGCAGACGATCTGGGTGCTCTCTTGACTCATCTGGACATTCGAAGATGCACCATCATTGGGCATTCAATTGGCGGGATAATTGGTTCCATATACGCAGCACAGAATCCAGAAAAGGTAGATGGCCTTGTTTTGATTAATTCGTCACCCAAGAAATTTCAGGATTTCGACTTGGAGAAGCACTTTAAAACACGGGCCATTGCAATTACCCGAGGCATTGAAGCATTGGCAGAACACAAACTCAAGAGCTTTGACGAATTCAAGGACCTTGCCAAGGAGAAGCGATACTCTGACTTTTTCAAGAACGTATTTACAAAGACCTCAGTAGGTGGATTTGTAGCCGCGACTGTGGCTCTGTATTCCATACCAGAAGATGCTGCGAGAAAATTACGTATGTCAGGCTGCAGAGTGCTTGCGATAGTAGGGAGCGACGATTCTGCCTTTATAAGGCTATCAAAAGAGACTAAAGAAATGATGCCGGAAATGGAGCTAAAAGTCATAGAAGGCAGCGATCATTGGGTGATAATAGAAAAACCAAAGGAGATGTACGATATCCTAATGGGCTTTTTGGGTAAGATAATCGGAGTCTCCAAGAGTTGA
- a CDS encoding glucose/sorbosone family PQQ-dependent dehydrogenase, translated as MPTILGTFRPTALAQPIPPPSGSNQNATDMQAGAGEPRLPTQDGFTIRVLASNFSAPYNILYGPDGALWITERTGKNITRVDPNNGLRLNSMSVPGVYQSAGQDGLMGMAFDPEFNSTRHIFVAYTYANETAEEVDRRTKITRFTYDSGTGTIKDPVDLIRGLPASIDHNSGRMTFGPDGKLYYTIGDQGNNQFTRYCLNIRAQALPTAEQVASHDWSTYQGKVLRINPDGSIPEDNPQINGVRSHIFTYGHRNAQGIAVGPDGDLYAVEHGPNSDDEFNHLRAGGNFGWPYIAGFQDDKAYRYMNWSAADNCQDLSWTQTGPAPEGVPVMNESDFKAENLVEPIATFYTVETGYNFTNPACGELRSVCFPTVAPSSLHMYSFDKIPDWNGTFLMTTLKSGRIFHLVLNENGTALAGEPQELFRSENRYRDLAFGPDGRTIYVITDSFGFAQNLEGGATTSLWTPGALIEFKYIGQGNGSPGK; from the coding sequence ATGCCTACAATTCTCGGCACTTTTAGACCAACGGCGCTGGCGCAGCCTATTCCACCTCCAAGCGGAAGTAACCAGAATGCCACTGATATGCAGGCTGGCGCCGGAGAGCCCAGACTTCCAACGCAAGATGGTTTTACAATACGCGTTTTAGCATCAAATTTTAGCGCGCCATACAACATCCTCTATGGGCCAGACGGCGCCCTGTGGATTACCGAGCGTACAGGCAAAAACATCACCCGCGTTGACCCCAACAATGGATTGAGGCTAAACAGCATGTCTGTTCCAGGTGTTTACCAGTCTGCAGGCCAAGATGGCCTCATGGGCATGGCTTTTGATCCTGAATTTAATAGTACACGTCACATTTTCGTAGCTTACACATATGCGAACGAAACCGCTGAAGAGGTTGACCGCCGTACAAAGATAACGCGCTTTACATATGATTCTGGAACTGGTACGATTAAAGACCCCGTGGATCTCATTCGAGGGCTCCCTGCCAGCATTGACCACAATTCTGGTCGCATGACGTTTGGTCCCGACGGCAAGCTCTACTATACAATAGGTGATCAGGGCAACAACCAGTTCACTAGATATTGTCTTAATATTCGTGCGCAGGCGCTCCCAACTGCTGAGCAGGTTGCATCTCACGACTGGAGCACATATCAAGGTAAGGTACTAAGAATCAACCCTGATGGCTCCATACCAGAGGATAATCCCCAGATAAACGGCGTCCGCAGCCACATCTTTACTTATGGCCACCGTAATGCTCAAGGCATAGCAGTGGGTCCAGACGGCGACCTCTATGCAGTCGAACACGGCCCTAACTCTGACGACGAGTTCAACCATCTTCGGGCGGGCGGAAACTTTGGGTGGCCGTACATAGCAGGGTTCCAGGACGACAAGGCGTACAGGTACATGAATTGGTCTGCGGCGGATAATTGCCAGGACCTCTCATGGACGCAGACTGGGCCTGCTCCGGAAGGCGTGCCTGTAATGAATGAGAGTGATTTTAAGGCAGAAAACCTAGTTGAGCCGATAGCCACCTTTTACACCGTAGAGACCGGATACAATTTTACAAACCCTGCTTGTGGCGAACTTAGGTCCGTCTGCTTCCCTACAGTAGCACCTTCTAGCCTGCACATGTATTCGTTCGACAAGATTCCAGACTGGAACGGCACATTCCTGATGACAACTTTGAAGTCCGGCAGGATCTTCCACTTGGTGCTGAACGAGAATGGAACAGCGCTTGCAGGCGAACCTCAAGAGCTATTCAGATCGGAGAACCGCTACCGCGACCTTGCATTCGGTCCGGATGGACGCACGATATACGTCATCACAGACTCTTTCGGTTTTGCGCAAAACCTTGAAGGCGGCGCGACTACCAGCCTATGGACGCCTGGCGCGCTTATAGAGTTCAAGTACATAGGCCAGGGCAATGGCTCCCCGGGCAAGTAG
- a CDS encoding CBS domain-containing protein, whose translation MIGETTKDILERTVKELMTKQVMTLEPYDNLLRAQNEMSRYRIKKIVIANSSGKIARKIPIGIMTVKDMLKFLLNDKTDRSLYEMKISEAMTVKLVTADADERVVNCARILKDNHNISSLVIVREDSGFSKETQSSASSRILSGIVTSTDLSRFYSENCVGLSSVGEYMSQPVVTISIDEKISTAAQLMVEKNISQLAVTSNDTAKSILGILSEKDISSVTLALKSKTQRSVSEYIGTIFASSKQNFKAFSEPSLVRIGDIFTPDPITIEKDADLAVAAKILTSHRVSALPVVDSLEGETKRNQPIGIISKTDVVTALSRI comes from the coding sequence ATGATAGGTGAAACGACTAAGGATATACTTGAACGTACGGTCAAGGAGTTGATGACCAAGCAGGTCATGACCTTGGAGCCTTACGATAATTTGTTACGGGCGCAAAATGAAATGTCGCGATACAGAATTAAAAAAATAGTCATTGCCAATTCTTCTGGAAAAATTGCTAGAAAAATTCCAATTGGGATAATGACAGTAAAGGACATGTTGAAATTTTTACTTAACGATAAGACAGATAGATCCCTTTATGAAATGAAAATTTCTGAAGCAATGACTGTCAAACTGGTAACCGCGGATGCGGACGAACGGGTTGTGAATTGCGCAAGAATTCTTAAAGATAATCACAATATCAGCTCGTTGGTAATTGTCAGAGAAGACTCTGGCTTTTCCAAAGAGACGCAATCGTCAGCGAGTAGCAGAATATTATCTGGAATTGTGACATCAACTGACCTTTCGAGGTTTTACTCTGAAAACTGCGTTGGCTTATCATCAGTCGGCGAGTACATGTCGCAGCCAGTTGTCACAATTTCAATAGATGAGAAAATCTCAACTGCGGCACAATTAATGGTCGAGAAGAATATTTCGCAACTGGCCGTCACGTCAAACGATACTGCCAAAAGCATACTTGGAATACTTTCTGAAAAAGATATTTCTAGTGTTACTCTCGCCCTCAAATCAAAGACGCAGAGATCTGTTTCTGAATACATTGGTACAATTTTTGCATCGTCCAAGCAGAATTTTAAGGCTTTTTCAGAGCCATCTCTTGTGAGGATAGGAGACATCTTTACGCCTGATCCTATAACCATCGAAAAGGATGCGGATTTGGCAGTAGCTGCAAAGATCCTCACAAGTCATCGCGTCAGCGCGCTACCGGTTGTCGATTCATTAGAAGGTGAAACAAAACGTAACCAGCCCATTGGAATTATATCAAAGACCGATGTAGTAACGGCACTATCGCGTATATAA
- a CDS encoding methane monooxygenase/ammonia monooxygenase subunit C, with the protein MAQMPSLIPKEVEIQRLKKVYIMVIALGSIAASVEVDNFIDASLHQTAIRDSAFTPAHWWLYSHFVALPLGWGMIAFYSRKTPILRGPGNSIPTGLKITIIGYLATMFTIGVNELWHFWFVEEIFSVPNHWMFNTGIVVAFMGALAFVVRVYARLVELGAETPAKNPYVAELYKLALEGKLYSRSIP; encoded by the coding sequence ATGGCACAAATGCCATCACTGATACCAAAAGAAGTCGAAATCCAAAGGCTGAAGAAAGTGTACATAATGGTGATAGCACTGGGTTCGATCGCAGCATCAGTAGAGGTTGATAATTTCATCGACGCTTCGCTGCATCAGACCGCCATTCGAGATTCTGCATTTACGCCTGCTCACTGGTGGCTGTACAGCCACTTCGTGGCCCTTCCGCTAGGATGGGGAATGATAGCTTTCTATAGCAGAAAGACTCCAATCCTGAGAGGCCCAGGAAACTCTATTCCCACGGGTTTGAAGATAACTATCATTGGTTACCTGGCGACAATGTTTACAATTGGAGTAAATGAACTGTGGCACTTCTGGTTCGTAGAAGAAATCTTCTCTGTTCCAAACCATTGGATGTTCAATACTGGAATTGTTGTGGCCTTTATGGGTGCATTGGCCTTCGTAGTAAGGGTATATGCACGTCTGGTGGAGCTGGGTGCAGAAACACCGGCAAAGAACCCGTATGTAGCAGAACTGTACAAGCTAGCGCTTGAAGGCAAGCTGTACAGCAGGTCGATACCGTAA
- a CDS encoding 4Fe-4S dicluster domain-containing protein, protein MPIDPEFPKNHQVIGKHKHADGQHFHFVWGPGRAAEASENEEVKKSYEARGEQILPLGVHGTAVAVDWDSCISDGACIEACPVQVYQWYRTEQDVPAIEMQNATSEGSGENSLRDGRKDYTDKSDPIREHDCIWCMACVSVCPPQAIKVEESSLKFHEQAASSFKG, encoded by the coding sequence ATGCCAATTGATCCAGAGTTTCCCAAAAACCATCAAGTAATAGGTAAGCACAAACATGCGGATGGACAGCACTTTCACTTTGTATGGGGCCCCGGAAGGGCAGCAGAAGCCTCTGAAAACGAAGAGGTAAAGAAGTCATATGAGGCAAGGGGAGAGCAAATTCTGCCGCTAGGTGTTCATGGAACCGCGGTGGCGGTAGACTGGGATTCTTGCATTTCCGACGGCGCCTGCATCGAGGCGTGCCCCGTACAGGTGTACCAGTGGTACAGGACAGAGCAGGACGTGCCTGCTATAGAAATGCAAAACGCAACCAGTGAAGGAAGTGGTGAAAATAGCCTGAGAGACGGGAGAAAGGACTATACTGACAAATCCGATCCCATAAGGGAGCACGACTGCATATGGTGCATGGCGTGCGTTTCAGTGTGTCCACCGCAGGCTATCAAGGTAGAGGAATCAAGCCTGAAATTTCATGAGCAGGCCGCAAGCTCCTTCAAAGGTTAA
- a CDS encoding patatin-like phospholipase family protein, with protein sequence MTLRELKIKHVQKPQSETVLVMQGGGSLGAYECGVYKALSKRDIKFDIVAGTSIGAVNAAIVAGSKNDNPEGDLEDFWLDVAERVTGSIISDNLRAVMSSWYAALYGNAKIFSPAWYTTPSLNYTPLGHFTSIRPPYMYDLAILKRTLERYVDFSKLNSNNVPRLIVTATDIKNSKAVLFDSMATNIDADHILACASYPFYGIGWTEKDGKFLWDGALLSNTPLREVIEASPKRDKKVYIVNLFPHVQEELPENMFDIWHRARDIMHTDKTDSNVRLSKAISGYLLLLREMHDILSNAPLDKELHERFTKIEPEYHKLADARGAIIDEITKIERREKVHFLFEDADFSLATIKNLIKQGEEDAEKVIVEKEKGKADDRN encoded by the coding sequence ATGACACTACGTGAATTAAAAATAAAACATGTGCAAAAACCGCAATCCGAAACGGTTCTCGTCATGCAGGGCGGGGGCTCATTGGGTGCGTATGAATGTGGAGTGTACAAGGCGCTATCCAAACGCGACATAAAGTTTGACATAGTCGCGGGAACATCGATAGGAGCCGTCAATGCGGCAATAGTGGCAGGCTCAAAGAACGATAATCCGGAAGGAGATCTAGAGGATTTTTGGTTGGATGTCGCTGAAAGAGTAACTGGCTCTATTATTTCAGATAACCTTAGAGCGGTCATGTCCTCATGGTATGCGGCTCTGTACGGTAACGCCAAGATTTTTTCTCCTGCCTGGTACACGACACCAAGCCTAAACTACACTCCTTTAGGCCATTTTACTTCCATACGGCCGCCGTATATGTACGACCTTGCCATCCTGAAAAGAACCTTGGAAAGATACGTTGATTTTTCAAAATTGAACAGCAACAATGTTCCTAGACTTATAGTTACAGCCACTGACATCAAGAACAGTAAAGCAGTATTGTTCGATAGTATGGCAACAAATATTGATGCTGATCACATACTGGCGTGTGCCAGTTATCCCTTTTACGGTATAGGCTGGACTGAGAAAGACGGTAAGTTCCTCTGGGATGGAGCACTGCTTAGCAACACCCCGCTGAGGGAAGTGATTGAAGCATCGCCAAAGCGCGACAAAAAAGTGTATATTGTAAATCTATTTCCGCATGTTCAGGAGGAATTGCCGGAAAATATGTTTGACATCTGGCACAGAGCTAGAGATATTATGCACACGGACAAGACTGATAGCAATGTGAGACTATCGAAGGCAATCTCTGGATATCTATTGCTACTTAGAGAAATGCATGATATCTTGAGCAACGCTCCACTCGATAAAGAACTGCATGAAAGATTCACCAAGATAGAGCCCGAGTACCACAAGTTAGCTGATGCGAGAGGCGCAATAATTGATGAAATAACCAAGATTGAAAGGAGGGAAAAGGTGCATTTCCTTTTTGAAGATGCGGATTTTTCCCTTGCTACTATAAAGAACCTGATAAAACAAGGAGAAGAAGACGCAGAGAAAGTTATAGTGGAAAAAGAAAAAGGAAAAGCAGACGACAGAAACTAG